ATTCAGTCTCTTTCCTTCACTGTTGAATCCAAATGTCATAGTTCAATCGGTTCTCAATGAAGTTTACTACATTGATTTTGACATTACTGCTTTTTGAATTGTACTGTTTAAATATGTTGCAGAGTGTTTTATGATTTGTTCCCATTTAAAATGACTATTTGATgactgtttgtttttatttgtttacctTCAGAGCTTCACCTCCTCATCGAGTTGGAGTTGCCCATGTAAGCAACTTTGGTTATTTTATCACTTTATCGgttttttaggtgaactatcccttttagcATAAATATGCTAATGCTAATGACTGGAAAATCTTGACCATACAGATCTTGAGTAATGCTGGATATCACGTCCTAGTATTAGATTACAGAGGTGGGTTGAAACTTTGTCCCTTCAATGTATACAATGACTGGACCACATTTCAGACTTGACCTTAATGTctttattttcaatattttttcaactaaaataataaaacttagGTTTTGGGGATTCTACCAGTGAACCCACAGAGGCTGGTCTGACTACAGATACCTTACACTTGTACAACTGGGTTAAGGCACGCAGTGGAAACAGTCTGGTCTGTGTTTGGGGTCACTCACTTGGTACTGGGTgtgtataatatttttattcattgCCTGTGTTTACAACAAATGCAATAGAAATATCCATAAAACCTGTTACTTAATATGTTTCTCTTTTTAATAGTGTTTCAACGAACACTGCAGTGAAATTACTTGAGCAAGGTAATAATTTACTGACTTTGAAGCATGGGAATGGCACAATGTCTCTTCCAGACCTTATATGTGTCAGTAGGTTGTTATTGTGTGGCAttcaattaataataatattatattaactCAAGTTGTGTATTGGTCACATACAGTAATACACAGGATACATCCTGTAGTGAAAAACTGTGATGTGGCttagtgggtagcactgttcCTCACAGCATGAAGGTCCCCGGTTTGAGCCccggctaggtcaggtggcctttctgtgttgagtttgcatgttctccctgtgtcagcgtgggagatgccaaattgtccctcccAATCCTGTGTCTGGATTAACTTGTGTGAATAAACTTGTGTATGGAATTCTCGCCATAAATATAGCCGGAAATGCTGGAATGGCATAAAGAAAGAAATACTGTAAAACTGTTCAACATAAATTTCCTTAAATATATGCCCTAGGTTTTTTTTGCTTAATTTGTTATTATTGTATGTATAACTGTAAATGTCTTCACAGGAAAACATTTTGATGGAATAATACTTGAGGGAGCATTTTCTAATGTAATGGGAGCTGATATGGGAAAATTTCCACACCCCTTTTCTTGGGTAAGTAATTTTGGTTACTAAATGGTTACTAAAGCTTAACCGTGGTTACTACAAAATAATCATGGGTTTgttacaaaaaacatttatatatcaTGGTAGTGAAACAATGGTTTGACCAATGTGCCAAAAAAAAGGTTCCTAAAAACCATGGTAAATTTTCTTAAGGGAATACTTTAAATccttacagttttttatttataagctGTTTTACAAGAACACATGTAGAAATATTATAATGTTATACTAAAGATAAGACAATGTGTTAATTTGTTTGTACTTTTATAAAGACTTTTACAAAGGAGTCGATCCCCAAAGTAAAATTCACTTGAAATCTGAGCCTTTTACCTCTAAAAATATTCAAGTGAATGTATATTTACAAGAACAAACTACACACGATCATTATTATGTGTTGTATACAATCGTCTTGTAAATCTCATTTATGGccctctttttttctctttatccAGTTTTATTGGAAGTTCCCATACATACAGTACTATCTTTTCAAtccattaaaaaacaacattttgatCTTTCCAACTCATGAGAAGTATGTGACAACAGatcattatttttatattaggtTAATTCAACTaataagataataaaaaaaacatgattgtAATAGTATGTCCAGAGatatgttaaatataaaaaaatctgctttTGTGAAGAAAGTGTacactttcatttttaattcTTATATGCTGTGTTTCTGGTTTTTGATagtttgaaaaaaatcaaaacccCCGTTATGATTCTTCATGCTGAAGATGACCCAATAGCACCCTTTGCAGTGGCTCAAGAGTTGTGTGTAACTTGTAACTAAGTTTAAGACTTTTCCTACATTTTTGTTTGAAATAATAATTTGTCTTGTTTAGTTGTACAGTATAGCAAAAAATGCCCAGAAGTCTGAGAAACGAGTGAAGTTGATACCATTTGAGGCATCACTTGGATATGTACACAATCAGCTCTATAAGGATCCTCGTTTGCCAGATATAATAAGGTAATATCACCTCCTGAAAaatgtttgaatacacacagctgGAAAAAATGTGTTACAAGTAAAACATAATACATAACATCTGTAGCAAGTATAGAATTACATAATGCAAATGTACAATAAAGCTGcttcatttaaattaaaaaaataagcaaTTAATTCTGTTATTAGACTATTTTTATGTGTTAAATATATTGACAAATGACAACTCcgtacattttttgttacaggGAGTTTGTACAGTCACTGAAGGCATGATACAAACATATGATACATGATGAGCAGTTTTATCAGAGCTGCCATGAACTGCAGCTGTAACTATAAATTTACAGTTGTTTTACGTACTTATACAGCTTACTCTGTAAAATCTTGTCATCTGATCACCCTGTCATAGGggcattttttgttttactaatatttttatcaataattcatttgtgaagttttaaatctttaaaactttgaacaaaatcaGTTTATAGATTTTTGCATTGCGGGGTCAACAAACGATCATTTAATTAAAGTGTTAACATTGAATAATGTAGATGCCTAAGagaaatatttgtttatattttactgcATGTTGTATAATGAGTATAAAATTGTTAGCGTTATTCAGTATAATAGAATGCAATAATAGAATTGCACTGTTTTGctgcagaaagaaagaaagaaagaaggaaagaaagaaagaaaattttttaatgacaatacaaaacctttgttttttttctgaaaatgcaCTAATAGCTGGGTTGTTCCCACACATGCATTTATTCTGAATCATCACATTCACCCTGCAATAAACATTCACAGACTCCAATCAAATAAGTGTGTAACTTTAATACTGGGCAAACAAGTGGAATTTGCAATCCACAAAGTTAAGCACACACTGACTGTGCCATACAGtacacaatatttaaaaatattgttaaGAAAAAATGAACTTGCTCTTGACATACATCACATGTGTTCTCAATGTATCGCAAATAGTTTGCAATGGCAATTTTTTTCAGTATTCAGAGATTGGCCAATATGCAAAACTAACCTCTCAATTTCACAAGAAGAACCACACTATGTGAAATACACACGTAACCTTGGTGTGTCTCAGGTCTACAGTAATTCAGAAGTTTCATGTTTTAGATCAGCACCATAACGTTTGCAGCACCATAATCATTTTCCTAATCTGAATTTAATCCCACATCTTTTTTGGAATTATGCCacgttgtttgttttgttttattttcatttgtttatttgaaatatGTAAACCAATAAATGATTGaattaaaataacagttcttgattaaaataacattggtgtttaattaataaaataaacaagcgTAAATAAACAATCCGTGTACTAATTATTCGTCGTAACTTCTCTATGGTCGACATAATGCATCATTATTTTCAAAGACCAGTCAAGCTACGTAATTCAGATCCTGTTAAAGCAGCTCGTCTTGTGTTTGCGCTCAGATGACGTGGCCACGGATGGTGAAGCGCTGTGAGAGAAGCGATAACTCAACGGTAACTCAACGCTCTCTTCAACGATAGGCCCGAATCACCCACGTGATCACTGACCACCTATCAGAACCAAACGCGCTGATCACTCGCTAACCAGTTTTACGACAAACTCCTATGTGAGCATCTCGAGGCAACCACTGTCACGGAACCAGGAAGAAGGAAGGTGGGATAGCCCCCCAAAAGATACCGTCTCAAATCAGTCGGAGAACTTTTAGGAAATAATGGGGCTCTTGAGGTGGAAGATCGCATCGGTTGTCTTGACGACTGTTTTGAGTTTATTATTGCCAGTTCGAGCGGATGAACACGACCACAAGTACGAGAAATTGCGGGCCTCAGTGTTCAGTTTGTGTATCGCCTTTAAAGACGATTAATATCTGACTGGTTGTGTGTGCATAACAGTAAACGTCAGACGCAAGGGGGAAAACACTCACGAATGTAGAGATTTATTGTCTTCAGTTTGTAGTAGAAATCAATATTTACGAGCTCAAAAACGAACTAGCTTTAGCATTACCTGACTAGCTTACCATTGGCTATCCTGTTACATTATGATGTGCAAACAGCACGACTGTGCTCACAATCTTACATTTAGACTAGTAATGATGCATTACATGTATAGTACTATTCTTGTTGTAAACTGTCGATTTGTtctgtgtgttacttttgtttATGTGCGAAATTTCTCAGGAGGTTCGGCTAACCGTAGTTAGCTAATATGTCGTCtctacacagtacacacacacacatatccgGTTCGTCCAGGGTTTTATGTATCTATGCGATAATTCTGCTGATAACAACGTTTGCTTTTTATGAAGGGTGCTCAGTGTGTCCACATCTCACGTGAGAATTCCAacaaacatttaataaacacTTTTGTTAACTCCTCATAGGCTGCATAACGTGTTTTATGACATGAAGATGCCAGCATAATTAATTAACTTGCCAGATACATTTCATGTATTCATTTGGTTCATTTCATTCTTACAGTTTGGTATAATAGCTTTCTGCAGTGTCATCTAAACAAGGGGTTTTCGTGCTGGGATCCCCATGGTTGCCCaaagatttttaagagaaaaaagACAGCTTATTATTTAAGTTGGTTAACAATTTTCTGTTTATAATATCACAATTACTATTTACAGAACAAAGTTGAATGTtggtttacaaaaaaaaggaTATATATTTTGGGAAAGGGGTCACTAACTAAAGGCTCATCATATGTTGGGGTCCCTGTCAtcaaaagtttgaaaacctctGATATAACCGATTAGACTACTGTATGAAACAAGGTTGAAATCTTTAACCGCACATTTGTTCACCTTCGTCCGTATTAAAATAATCAATCGTACAGAGTTTCAAGAGATCTGCCGTACTTCCAGGGGTCAAATGTCAGAGATCTAGTGATTGTGAATGTTCTCTTTATTGTGCGGTACCATGGTAAAATGCATTGGACAAAGAGGGAGTTTGTAGCATGGTTAAAAATAGATTGATGTCTACTGATCCTtttgtcatatttattttttgaataaTATAGTCCAGTACATCCAGTGTGTGTGGATCAGGGCATTAATCACTCATTTCCTTTCAACCAAAAATCTCTTGACTGTGTTGAGTTCCAATGTTTGGAATGATGAATGTCAAGTGTTGCGTAATACCCTACACATCAACTTCGTCAAAGCCTTCTTTTGACATCATTACTGCACGCTCcctttatttgcttttagataTACATGTAGTAGTGTAACTTTACCTGATTTACAGGATCACGCCCTCTCTATTCCTTTGAATTTAGAAAAGTATTGTTTCCCAACATAAGGCAGCATGTCTTTGTGTCTCTGATAGCCTACATTGGGTGTATTCATAAAATCGTAACATAACGTTTTGTGGTATTAAAGATGTATCTAATATATGTAATAACCTGATCAATGACTAGGGTGACTATCGGTCTGATCTGTCTCATGCTGAGGTCTGATCCCCTATTGCATATGATTTGCTGTTTGTTTTTGGGCAACTTTATTCTTGTCAACAAATAAGTTCAGTACAATTGGTTGGTGAAAAGGTGGTAAAGGGATCTAGTCACTTTGGTTTGGGCCTCTGACCTCTTTTatctctttttatttttttcagttggGTTTTGATTTATCAGTGCATTTAACAGCAATAAAACCCTCCATAAACGCTTCTCAGCTTGGTTTGTCTGTGTGAGTATATGACaggcaaaacattttaatgtagTTTAGTGATCAATTTTATTATGATAACAGTGAAGGGCAATATTTAACAATAATGATTTCTGTTTAAATCTTGCAGCCTTATGTATATAAGTGCCTATTTATAACATCTGAGAaaagatttttgttttatttacatgtcAAGGTTTACATTTGATTCAGATAGATTTTTAATACCTATAAACTTTCTACCACAGTCAAATAGGAAAGGTAACAGCAAACTAGAATCAAATCTATTAATATATTACATcaaaatttcatttaaaaaagagaatcaaTTATTTGTATCTGTTCGCGACCATGAGTCAATTTGAATTGTGGGCTCTTAAAAAACTCCCACCCAAACAAAGAATGCTTGTCTTGTCGTAGAAATGTAAGATTAATGGCCTTACAGAGTTCCCTGGCTGTGCACTGGTTTTGATGATCTGCAAACagtatttcttttttaaaacgAAATTCAAAGTTGGTTTGGTTGTAACTTAGCATCTTACCATTTTGCCTGCCAATGGTGTTACCATTTTTAAGCTTATGCTTATTATGTTCATGGTTTCTCAATAGTCAGAGCAGAGGTGACcgattaatgcacattttaaggCTGGAATACATGAATTTAGCTTTTGCAGTCTGGACATCTTGACAGTTTTTGCCAAAAATCTGCACCAGCATTTAATGTTTAACAAATGTCATAGACAATCTCTTACAAAATTGCTTATGATGAGAAAGATTTTTTAGCTTCAGTCTATGATTACATCCAGTCAGATGTTATAAAAACTTGCACGCCTCTCTAAAATGGtaaattctgattggccagttctACGTTCTACGGTTTGTTTCTTTTCAGATAACTACacctcaaaactaataacacatggTAACACgcatgctgcaaatcattttgacaggtacagtttaatattacacaaaatgtaaatataaatatgttttttattagcatatctgacattatatttacaaatgattaaaacaaatagtgtgtttgtgacatttgaatgtCTTATCTTAAATCCGAAAGTAAATGTGTTTTCCTCACAGAAGGTCTGTATTAgttaaaaataagcaaaaaatattttcaaataaatttcTAATGCTTCTTAACTTCCTAATGTTTAAATAACCATTTAAGGTTGTGGCGAAATAAGCCACACAAGACCTGATCACAGTTTATTTCTGCGATGACAACCTCCTgcctatagatggtttcagcagtaacaacataaacaagcggctgtcgcggtccgcaagCAACttcggtaaactccgctaagaatatatcacaacaaagttctttaaacgtagtttatttatataacaagcaaaaaaacaacacatagattacctaggaaaccaaaacatttgttatttttgacgaggcatttgttcaagagatcagtttagcaactagtcagatcattaaaaaacaaaaccggaagtaaggttcggatccagaattgtatcacgtgcgtccaatgaaaccgtctatacattaTCCCGTACAAATTTTGAGCCGATTTTAGAaccagtatttttttattttatgactTCTGTAGTAATTTGTCCATACTGACCACATTCGTAAATGCTAGATTCATTTAATCTTTTGTGACTCAGGACACAGAATCTGCTCTCTGCACATCCATGTTAATTTCATCTGTCATGAGACACACAATTCTATGTGAGTTGTTGTGTTCGGATTCGGAATGATGTGAAAGTTTGCTTGTGTGTGATCCTTAGTTTAATTTATGAtggctagtttttttttttttgcaagtaTGTAAAGCCTAGTGTATTTAAATCGGatcagattataaaaataatgtaaataacgTTAAAAAAGGgacaaaatatgtaccccaacTGTCACTGGGGGAGTACCCTTTACGTACTAATATGTACTACTTTACTAAtataaaaggtcctaataatatgtaccattaggtacagatatgtatacatttggtaccaatatttgtctatgaggtactaatatgcactcagTCTTTGATACCAGTTTAGATAGTTTTCTGTCACTTGACCCACCAGAAATTTGTTTCAAGTCACGAATAATTAAATCACCtcttaacaaaaaaaataa
This Misgurnus anguillicaudatus chromosome 11, ASM2758022v2, whole genome shotgun sequence DNA region includes the following protein-coding sequences:
- the LOC129416055 gene encoding lysophosphatidylserine lipase ABHD12: MKRRVDQTESKVASAGESQRAGRHKDSNVQSRSQGSAWTKVGFLALCILTIPFLLQFFSASVDLSRPSDVGLNYTINFYLEPEAGVRVGVWFTVPKHKWKESQGQDLSWYEKALGDGSPVFIYLHGNAGNRASPPHRVGVAHILSNAGYHVLVLDYRGFGDSTSEPTEAGLTTDTLHLYNWVKARSGNSLVCVWGHSLGTGVSTNTAVKLLEQGKHFDGIILEGAFSNVMGADMGKFPHPFSWFYWKFPYIQYYLFNPLKNNILIFPTHENLKKIKTPVMILHAEDDPIAPFAVAQELYSIAKNAQKSEKRVKLIPFEASLGYVHNQLYKDPRLPDIIREFVQSLKA